A stretch of Mastacembelus armatus chromosome 1, fMasArm1.2, whole genome shotgun sequence DNA encodes these proteins:
- the LOC113128046 gene encoding SEC14-like protein 1 translates to MVQKYQSPVRVYKHPFELVMAAYERRFPTCHLIPMFVASDVVDEETSEDGSTHKIERRCALDVDAPRLLKRIAGVDYVYFIQKNTLNRKERTLHIESHNETFSNRVIINETCCYSVHPENEDWTCFEQNASLDIKSFFGFESTVEKVAMKQYASSIKKGKEIIEYYLKELEDEGVTHVPRWAPPSLSLPAPRPTSLSTSPPDLPKLAVTQAVSVPLPTDAKDSASQDAKQDSSTLQADSLTEILAGTPDDKLDADYIKRYLGDLTPLQESCLIRLRKWLQETHKGKIPKDEHILRFLRARDFNMDKAREILCQSLTWRKQHQVDYLLETWSSPQVLQDYYTGGWHHHDRDGRPLYILRLGQMDTKGLVRALGEESLLRHVLSINEEGLRRCEENTKVFGRPISCWTCLVDLEGLNMRHLWRPGVKALLRIIEVVEANYPETLGRLLILRAPRVFPVLWTLVSPFIDENTRKKFLIYAGNDYQGTGGLVDYIDKEIIPDFLGGECMCEVPEGGLVPKSMYRTAEELENEDVRLWTETIYQCASIFKGAPHELLIEIIDASSVITWDFDVCKGDVVFNIYHSKRAPQLPRKDPLGAHGITSPGGNNVQLIDKSWTLGQDYSMVESPLTCKEGESVQGSHITRWPGFYILQWKFHNMPSCSATNLPRVDDVLATLQVSSHKCKVMYYTEVLGSEDFRGSMTSLESSHSGFSQLSAATTSSTQSQSSSMISR, encoded by the exons ATGGTTCAGAAGTATCAGTCACCTGTGCGGGTGTACAAGCATCCCTTTGAGCTGGTGATGGCG GCCTATGAGCGCCGATTTCCTACCTGTCACCTCATCCCCATGTTTGTGGCGAGTGATGTGGTGGACGAGGAGACCAGCGAAGACGGATCCACCCACAAGATTGAGCGCCGCTGTGCCCTGGATGTAGATGCCCCACGGCTGCTCAAAAGG ATTGCTGGTGTGGACTATGTATACTTcatccagaaaaacacactgaaccGAAAGGAGAGGACTCTGCACATTGAGTCCCACAATGAAACCTTCTCCAACAGGGTTATCATCAACGAGACTTGCTGCTATTCG GTTCACCCAGAGAATGAGGACTGGACATGTTTTGAGCAGAATGCCAGCTTGGACATCAAATCCTTCTTCGGCTTTGAGAGCACTGTGGAAAAGGTCGCTATGAAGCAATATGCAAGCAGTATCAAAAAG GGCAAAGAAATCATCGAATACTACCTGAAAGAGCTAGAAGATGAAGGCGTCACCCATGTGCCTCGCTGGGCTCCCCCCTCCCTTTCCCTGCCTGCCCCCAGGCCAACCAGTCTTTCTACCAGCCCCCCTGACCTGCCCAAACTTGCAGTCACACAGGCAGTTTCTGTACCACTTCCTACCGACGCCAAGGACAGCGCCTCTCAGGATGCCAAGCAGGACAGCAGCACACTTCAGGCAGACAGCCTAACTGAGATCTTGGCTGGTACACCTGATG aCAAGCTGGATGCTGACTATATCAAACGTTACTTAGGTGACCTGACCCCCCTACAGGAAAGCTGTCTGATCAGACTTCGTAAATGGCTGCAGGAAACGCACAAGGGAAAG ATCCCTAAGGACGAACACATCCTGCGTTTCTTGCGGGCAAGGGACTTCAACATGGACAAAGCCCGGGAGATCCTCTGCCAGTCGTTGACCTGGAGGAAACAGCACCAGGTGGACTACCTGCTGGAGACCTGGAGCTCGCCACAGGTCCTTCAGGACTATTACACTGGGGGCTGGCACCACCATGACAGGG ATGGTCGTCCTTTATACATCCTAAGGCTGGGCCAGATGGACACTAAAGGACTGGTCCGTGCTCTCGGAGAGGAGTCTCTGCTCAGACAT GTGCTGTCTATTAATGAGGAAGGTTTGAGACGCTGTGAGGAGAACACCAAGGTTTTTGGTCGACCCATCAG CTGTTGGACATGTCTGGTAGATCTAGAGGGACTGAACATGCGTCACCTGTGGCGCCCAGGAGTCAAGGCACTGCTGAGGATCATAGAGGTCGTCGAGGCCAACTACCCAGAGACTCTGGGAAGGCTGCTTATCCTGAGAGCTCCTAGAGTCTTCCCTGTCCTCTGGACACTG GTGAGTCCATTTATTGATGAAAACACCCGTAAGAAGTTCCTGATCTATGCTGGCAATGACTATCAGGGGACTGGAGGCCTGGTCGACTACATTGACAAGGAGATCATCCCTGACTTCCTGGGAGGAGAGTGTATG TGTGAGGTACCAGAAGGTGGTCTGGTTCCCAAATCCATGTACCGAACAGCTGAGGAGCTTGAGAATGAGGATGTTCGCCTGTGGACTGAGACAATCTACCAATGCGCCAGCATCTTTAAGGGAGCTCCACACGAG CTGCTGATAGAAATCATTGATGCCTCCTCAGTGATCACCTGGGATTTTGATGTGTGCAAAGGCGATGTAGTTTTCAACATCTACCACTCTAAGCGGGCCCCCCAGCTGCCTCGTAAAGACCCCCTCGGGGCCCATGGCATCACTTCCCCAGGAGGCAATAACGTCCAACTTATTGACAAGTCTTGGACATTGGGGCAGGATTACAGCATGGTGGAGTCCCCACTCACCTGCAAGGAGGGTGAGAGCGTACAG ggCTCTCATATTACAAGGTGGCCAGGTTTCTACATTCTCCAGTGGAAGTTTCACAACATGCCATCCTGCTCGGCCACCAACCTGCCCCGAGTGGACGATGTGTTGGCCACCCTGCAGGTCTCCTCGCACAAGTGTAAAGTCATGTACTACACTGAGGTGTTGGGCTCTGAGGACTTCAG GGGCTCAATGACCAGTCTGGAGTCGAGCCACAGCGGCTTCTCTCAGCTTAGCGCCGCCACCACCTCTTCTACCCAATCACAGTCTAGTTCGATGATCTCCAGGTAG